The DNA segment TTGTTGATCGTTGCAGTGACGCGCCAGCGGCATGCGCCGGCGCGAGCGGTCTTTTGCGCATGGCGCTCAGCCGGATTGCTGCGCGAAGCGCAGCCAGCGGTCGCTCAAGTGCGGGTCGATCCGGACCTGGCCCACCAGGTCGAGCAGCGCCTCGGTGCCGGTTTCCTGGCAATAGTCCTGCAGCCCATCGATGATCTTTTGCATGACGCCGGGTTGCGGGCCACTGCAGGTAAGCCGAAATACGTCTCAATTTGTAGACTGTATAGGGAAAAAAATACCCGGATGGATCTGGCTGCAGGCACTACTCTGCAAATACTCTTTGATCCGTTGCCATTCGGTATCTGTCTTTTTTTTTAGATTACGCGTGGAAAATCGCGTTTGCAAGGGTTTTTTTAGAGGCCGATGGCATGCTGGAGCGGTGGCTCGCATACGCTTCTCGCTAGTCTGCAGTAGCCATGGCAGCACAATCGTCTAATTATTGAGAATGCCGAGGGCATTCATGCCGCGGCCCGGGCATTTGGTAAACTCCGCTCCCATGAAAAAACCAGCAACAGCACGCGGTGACGCCCCGGTAAAGCAGGGCCAGTCCCAAGGTGGAACCACCAAGCCGGAAGGGCAGTGGCACCATGGCGACCTGCGCGCTTCGCTGATTGCGTGGGGCACCCATCTGCTCGATACCGAGGGGATCGCGGGCATGAGCATGCGCACGGCAGCCAAGCTCGCTGGCGTCTCGCCGGGCGCGCCGGCCTATCATTTCAAGGACCGGAACGGGCTGCTGGCCGCCATTGCGGCCCAGGCGTTTCGCGACCTGGTGGCGTATCGCCGCCAGAGCGTCGAGAACATCGACCCTGCCGATGCGCAAGGGCGGCTGCGGGCGATCATGCTCGCCTACGTGGCGTTCGCCCAGGCGCATCCCGCGCGGTTTCACCTGATGTTCGGGCCGGAGATTGCGGACCGGGAGCAGTATCCGGAGCTGGCGGAGGCGGGTGCTGCCTCGTTCCAGGTGCTGCGCAGCGCCATCGGGCCCGTACTGCAGGCGCCAGGCGTCGGCGGGCTCAGCGAGGAGCAACTGGCGTTCTCCGTGTGGGCCGCCACGCACGGCCTGGCCACGCTGACCATCGACCGCCGCCGCCTGCCTGTGGCCTCCACGCACAAGCCCACGGCCGAGCAGATGGCCGATGTTGTCGTGCAGTTCTGCCTGGCGGCGTTGCGGGGATCGGCAACGCCGCGCTAGTTTGATCAGTGGGCCAGTCAATGCGCCGGCATGCATCCGCCTCAGTCGGCGGGACGCCAGTTGCCGTGGAAGCCGGCGGGCACGCGATGCGACAGGTGTACCAGCGCCACCGGCCCTGCCGCCAGCGCCTGCGCGTTGAAGATAGCCATATCGCTGCGGTTCTCCGCGGCGCGCCAGATCACGGACAGCAGCCAGCCGTCGCCCTCATCGGCATCCGCATGGCGCGGGACAAACACGGGTTCGCCGCATTTGTCGCCGGCCGGCGGCTGGTACTGCGCGACCTGCCCGGTGGCCAGGTCGATATGCGCCAGGCCGCTGCGCAGGCTGTCGCCCTGGGTGGAGGCGGAGATATCCCCACTGCAGTAGTAGCCGTGCCGGTAGGGCAGCATGGCAAAGCGCTCGTCCAGGCGCGGAAACTCGCCCGGCGTATCGCATAGCGGCTGCTCGCGATACGTGCCGGATTTCCCCGCCAGGTCGAAGGTCCAGCGCACCAGGCTGGCCACGGGCGCGCCGTTGGAGAGCGGGCGCCCGTCCGGGCCGGGGAACAGCGGCGGCACGTCGTACTTCATCATGTCGCAGACGATGCCGCCGTGCGGCGTGTCGAAGGCGTTCATCGGATGGAAGACGTAGCACGGATCGCCGGTGAACCAGCGCACATCCGCCGCGGTGCCGTCGCGCGGCAGGATGCCGATGTGCGTGCCTTTGTCCGGTTCCCACGCATAGGCCGGCTGGCCGTTGGTGGCGCGCGCCATCGATCCCGTCAGCGGGAAGATGGGAAACAGGATGTGGGTGCGCGTCACCACGAAGTCATGGACCATGCTCGGGAACGGCGCGACGATATGCACGGAGCGCAGCAGCTTGCCCTGGCTGTCTGCCACATGCAGCATCAGGTCCGGCGTGAACGGGCCGCGGGCGCCGTAGCCGAAGAAGACCATTTCGCCGTTGACCGGGTCGATCTTGGGGTGCGCGGTCATGGGCCCGGAGAATTTCTCATCGAAGGTCTGGTAGCCGCGCGGCGCCAGCGATACCGGGTCCACTTCGAACGGCATATGCGCTTCTTCCAGCGCCAGCAGGCGCCCGCCATGCCAGACCACGTTGGTATTGGCCACGGTGGAGTTCAGCTCAAGCAGCCTGGGGTCCGTCAGGTGCCGGCTTGCCAGCGAGCCTGACAAGCCTTCGCCGTTCTTGTTTTCCATGACCCATTTCGGCGTGCGGATCCAGCGGTTGCGGTAGGACACGCGGCCCTTCTCGAAATGAAACGCGTGCAGCATGCCATCGCCCGAGAACCAATGGTATTTGCCGCGCGGCGCGAACTGCGGATTCGGCCCGTTGCGGTAAAAGGTGCCGCGCAGCCCGGCCGGCACCTCGCCCGTGACCGGCAGGTTAGGCGCGTCGCACTCGGCGTGCAGCGGCGCGAAGTAGCCGGACAAATAGGGCTCGTTGGTGGGGAAGGCGATGGCCATGGGTGCTGTCTCCGATCTGTTTTATCCACCTGCTTTTGATGGGTTTGATGCGCTTGGGCACCGCTGGATTCAGATGGCGCGCGCCTGGCCCTGCCAGTGCGGCTCGCGCAGCCGGCGCTTGAAGATCTTGCCGGTGTCTTCCCGTGGCAGCGTCGCGTGGATCTCGACGATGCGCGGCACCTTGTAGTTGGCAATGCGCTCGCGCAGGAAGGCTTGCACCTGCGCGCCATCGAGGCCGTGCCCGGGGCTTGGCTGGACCGCGGCGGCCAGGCCTTCGCCGAACTCCGCATCGGGAATGCCGAAGACCGCGCAGTCCGCCACGCCCGGCATGGTCTGCAGCACCGACTCGATCTCCGCCGGATAGATATTCACACCGCCCGAGATGACCATATCGGCCTTGCGGTCGCAGATGTGCAGGAACCCGTCTTCATCCAGGTAGCCCATGTCGCCCAGCGTGATCAGCCCGTCGCGCTCCATGGCCGCACGGGCTTCGGGCCGGTTGATGTAGGTGAAGTCGGGCAGCGCGCGCTGGCGCACATAAATCAGGCCGATTTCCCGCGCCGGCAACGCGTTGCCGTCCTCGTCCAGGATGCGGATTTCGGCATCGGGAAGCGCGCTGCCTGCCGAGCCCGGATGGCGCAGCCAGTTCGCCGAGTCGGCGAACGTGGTGTAGCCTGCCTCGCTCGATCCGTAGGCCTCGGTGATGATGGGCCCGAACCACGCGATCATGGCCTGCTTGAGGGGAACGGGGCAGGGCGAGCCGGTCGAGGCCACCTGGCGCAGCGCGGACAGATCATGCCCCGTGCGCGCTTCAGGCGGCAAGGCCAGCAGGCGCTGGTACATGGTCGGCACCAGGTAGGCATGCGTGACCTTGTGGCGCGCCAGCAGCGCAAGCGCGCGCTGCGCATCGAAGCGCGGCTCCAGCACCAGCGTGGCGCCCAGGTTGCAGAAGTGCGAGAGATAGGCCATGGCCGCGCTGTGGTAGATCGGCGCGCTTAGATAGGCCGTCACGTCCGCCCCTGTGCCGTAGACGATGTCGGTGACCCGCTGCAGCCGCTGTTCCATGGCGGCGCGCTCTTCGGGCGCGCCGGGAATGCGGCGCACGCCTTTGGGCTTGCCGGTGGTGCCGGAGGTATAGGCGATGGCCCCGTGCGAGGTGCCGGTGCGCGCGGGCATGGCTGGCAGGCCCGCCCCGAAATCCGCCCAGTGATGCGCCTGCGGGCTGGATGGCGGCGCCGCGCCGCGCGAGACCAGGATGACACCGACGCCCGTGGGGATGCCTTCACGCACCTGGTCGAGCAGGTCCGCATCGACAACCAACGCGCGGGCGCCGCTGTCGGTCAGGATATGGTTGGCTTCCAGCGCCTTGAAGTGCCAGTTGATCGATGCCAGGTACAGCCCCGCCTGGCGGCAGGCCAGCACAAGCGCCACGTACTCCGGGCTGTTGCGCAGCATGGCGGCGATGGTGTCGCCCTCCTTGCATTGCAGATCGTGCAGGCCAGCGAGAATGCGCTGGATCTCCCCTTTCATCCAGTCGGCCGAATATGCTCGCCCGTCAAACCATAGTGCCGGAACCATCGTGTCTCCTGTCGTTGGTCGTCTCGCCTGCCAGGCGGCTCGATCGATTCTTCTTTAACTATGCACTGATCAGTTGTGGACTCTAGCAGGCGGATCATGACGTTGCAAGGAGGTTTTACGCGCGTGGAGGGGGGCGGCAGATAGCGGCACGCGGAGGGCCGCGTGGTGGGGAGCAAGGGGGTAAGGGGGCAAGGGGGCAAGGGGGCAAGGGGGCAAGGGGGCAAGGGGGCCACCGCGGCCCCGAGGCTTTCCGATGTCCTGTGTTTTGCGGTCTATTGCGCAAACCAGGCTTTCGGCGAGGCATACGCAAGGTACAACGTTCTATAAGCCACAACGAGTTCATCGAGGCTGAACGAGCGGTTCAACCCGCTCGGATTTGGAAGGATCCACACTGTCGACCCGCCCAACATCGCGTTCTGGCGTCCCCATGACACGTGCCGCTGACCTGATATCGCTGCGTATGCGGCCTTGCCCAGGAAGGCGATACAGGCGGGGCGATGAAGTTCGATTTTCTTCAGTAGCGCCGATGTCGATGCATGGAATTCATGCGGTGAAAGCTGATCGGCCCGCGCGGTAGGCCGGGCAACGGCCGTTGTCAATCCGCACCGGTGGGCGAGCAGGTCCCGGTCGTTTTCCGGGCGCATCAGCACTGGCGTGAAACCGGCCAGATGCAAGACTCGCCAGAAGCGGTTGCCATTGCCTTCAAAGTGGTGGCCGCCTGCCGCCGCTTTCATGCCGGGATTGATTCCACAAAAGACGACTGCCAAGCCTTCCGATATCACGTCCGGTAGCGATGGTGATGGCGATGGCGCACCGCCTGTCGGGTCGGAGACGATGCGCAGGTCCTGGACTTCGGTCATGTCGTTCGCCGTTTCAACCGCCGAGCAGCTTACCGTTAAGGAGAATGTGCAGCGTTTTGACAAAGAGAACCCCAATCGCGAGGGTCAGCATGGCGAGCAGGATGATGGCAATCGCCTTCACGGGCCAGGCCTGGACGAACATCGCGTATTTCAGCGACGCAATCGCCAGCGCTGCCATTGGAAAGCTGATTGCCCACCAACCCGAAGCGAACGGCATTCCCCTGCGAAACACCTTGGGCGCCAGTGTGAGGAATACAAAGAGACCGAAGTAGAACAGCAACCCGGAGAACGTGTCGACGTGCTGCGTAAAGTTGGTGTAGGCAAGAAAGCCCACTTCAAACGGTGCCATCAGGATCAGCAGCGAAGGGACCATGCCGGCGGGCAGCGGTTCGTGGTGAATCATTCGCGACATGATCATCGTAAAGAACAAGAGGGCAATCATTGTGCCAACGGCCAGCGCGAAGAGGTTGACTTCATGCGCCCACGGCATTGGCATGGTCCCGCCGGCAACGGCGATGTCCAACGTGGCCACACCCGGGATGAACCAGGCGGGAACGGCGTGCGCCGCGTCAATCTTTCCCCGCAGCAGCCGGCCCGCAATCGCAAAGCAGAGCGCAAGCGTGAAAATGGTACCCACCGTCCACATGATTTCGGAGAGCGTCGGGCTCAATGGCGCAACGACCGATGAAAGCAGCAGGATAGCGATCGTGATCGTGCCAAAGAAATTGCCGGCGACGGGATGCCGGTACTCGGCGACAACCGCCTCAGGATGTTTGACTGCCTTGACGAGATAGCCCGCGCCCAGCACGACGAACACCACCAAGGCGAGGATGCCGGCTGCATCGGAGATCAGCGGACTTACCCCGAACTCGTGGCTGGCCTGGCGCCACGCAATGGACAGTCCGGCAATGCCCATGACCGACGCAAACAGGTTGACGGGCAGATTTTTGATGGAAGCGGTTGCGCGCAAGGACTGCGGGTGGGGACTCGAAAGCGTTGACACAGCACATTCTCCAGATTTTTGCGGACCTGAGACGTGGCAGCCCAGAGCAGCCAATCGACAAGCCTCAAATCGTTCGCCGCCTCGTTTGCCGGGGCAGTGCGGCCGATAATATGCTCTTCCACCTAAGAAGATAATCTGCCATTATTGGAAATCATCCTCCCAAAAATTGAGAACGTGGCCGATCGCTTCGAATCCATGTCGATCCTGGTGGCTGTCGTCGAGGCAGGCAGTTTTTCTGCTGCGGCGCGCCAGCTCAAGATGCCGCTCGCAACGGTGAGCCGCAAGGTCGCAGACCTGGAGTCGCACCTGAAAACCCGGCTACTGCACCGCTCCACCCGACAGCTTTCCCTCACCGAAGCCGGGCAAGCGTATGTCGCCGCATGCCGGCGCATTCTCGAGGAAGTGGGGGAGGCGGAGCGTGCGGCGTCGGGGGAGTACGCGGCGCCCAAAGGCGAGATCGTCATCACCGCGCCCCTCGTCTTCGGACGCCTGCACGTCTTGCCGGTGGTCGCGGATTTCCTCAAGATCTATCCGGACATCGATGTGCGGATGGTGCTGACCGACCGCGTGGTGCCGCTGCTTGAAGAGCACGTCGATGTCGCATTGCGGGTTGCCGACCTGCCCGACAGCAGTTTCGTCGCGGCACGGATTGGCACCGTGCGCCGGGTGGTGTGCGCAAGCCCGGCCTACTTCGCCGAACACGGCATGCCGACGAGCCCCCTTGAGCTCACCGCGCATGCATGCATCACGTTTGAACGGATGACATCCAGGCAGGTTTGGACCTTCATGTCGGGCAAGTCGGAGATCGCGGTGCCCGTGCGTTCGCGGCTTGCCGTCAGCACCGCCGAAGCCGCGGTCGATGCGGCGGTGGCCGGCGTCGGGATCACGCGCGTGGCGTCTTATCAGATGGCGAGCGCGTTGCGCGCCGGTGCGCTCAAGATCGTGCTCGCACCGTTCGAGCCGGCGCCGTGGCCCGTCAGCCTTGTTCACACCGGACAGGGCATCCTGCCGCTGAAGCTGCGCGCTTTCCTTGATTTCGCCGCGCCGCGCTTGAAGGCTCGGGTGGTGGAGGTGGAAGTCTGACGTTTGCGGGTCGAGGGTGCGTGCGCCGCCGCTGAGTTGCGGATTCAACCGGTCGATGCAACACAGGCCGATCCGAGAGGTTGGCAACCGGCAGGCCCAGTCTGCTCAGTGGGTACTCAGTGGGTAGATTGCGTATTTCAATAAGCTCGGCCAGGAGCGGCCCTTGACCTTGATATTGACAATCCGCAAAGCGTCCACCACTATCCGGGTATGCCCCACATACGCCAGATGAACATGATGTGCTTCTCCATGACCGCCTTCGGCGGGCCATGACGTCGTACGCATCCAGGATTCAGCGTATTACTCGAAGCCCCGCCAACAATGACGGGGCTTTTTGCTTCTCCGTCACTGATGGCCATGAACGGAGAATGGAAATGCCGGAAATTCGACGAGCCAGGCGAAGCGATGCCCAGGCGGCATTCGATATTCGCCGTCTGGCGATTCATGATCAATGCGGCACCGCCTATACCCCGGAGCAGGTCCAGGCTTGGACGACCGTGCCGCTCACGGAGTGGTATAGAGACCTGGTGGAAAATCACTTTCACCTGGTCTGCATCCAGGGGGATCCCGTCGCCACCGGCATGATCGATTTCGAAAAGAGAGAATTGGGGGCAATCTTTGTCCACCCCGACTTCATGCAGCGCGGCCTGGGCATGAAAATGATGACCCACCTCGAATGCCTGGCACGCCAGGCCGAGTTGACTGAAATCAATCTCGAGGCCACGTTGAACGCCGCCGCCTTTTACCGGCGATGTGGTTTCATCGGCGATAAGCCGTCTGTCTACCAATCCCCCTCGGGGCTTCGGCTGGCCTGCATGCCCATGGTGAAGAAGCTTGCGTTGGCGCCTGCCGGATGACTTTTTCGGCTTGGGGATTCAGCGAGGAGCCATGCGAACCGGCTATGCTTGCTGCCTTCGTCGCACTCCGGTAGTCTCCCTGTCTGGCAAAAGACCAAGGTGCATATGGCCGTCTCGAATGGCCGCTTCGTGGAGCGGACCGCGGACCATAGGATGCAAATTTCGCATGCGGTGGGGAAAATGTAGATGACTCTGATTGACGATTTTCTGCCTCGTTATGATTTCCGCGAGCGGCACGCTGCGCGCGTACACGCGCCGGCGAACATGATTCTGGATTGCGTTACTCGCCAACGTGTGCAAGATGATCCGCTGGTACGACTGGCCATTGGCCTGCGCGAACTGCCGTCGCGCTTGATGAGCCGGTCGAGCAGACCCCCGCTTGATCTCGACGATTTCACATTTCTTGGCCGCGAGGGGGATGCCGGGCTAGCGTTCGGACTGACAGGCGCGTTCTGGCGGGCAGATTACGGTTTGCTGGACATTGCGTCCCCCGAAGCCTTCAAGGCGACTGTCAGACTGGACGTCTGCCAGCTCGTCATGAGCTTCAACGTAGATGCCGATGCGTCAGGCGCGTCCGTGCTGAGCACGGAGACCCGGGTGTTTTGTCCAACCGCGGCAGTTCGTCGCCGCTTTGCGCCCTACTGGTACGTCATCCGTCCTGTCAGTGGGTTACTCCGGCGGCGTATGCTTGCCAGGGTTCGGCGACAGGCCGAACGTCTCGCCACGGAACGATGAGAGCCATCCGGCCTTCATCGCGATGAGGGAATAGGCAAGGCTTGCGCTACCAGCGAACTCACCGCGAAGCCCGCATGGTTCGCAGCGAGTGGCTAGCCGCTAACGGCGAGGGTCGGAGGCTTGCGGTGGGAGGCGGGCGATGGGCCGTCAGGACTGGCGTGCGATCTCCTCCAGCAGCGCCGCCTCCATCGCTTCGATCGGCGCGCGTGCGCAGCCGGTGTAGAACTCGACCTGGGCGCAAGCCTGGTGCAGCATCATGCGCGTGCCGTCGATGGTGCGGCAGCCAAGCTCGGCGGCGTCCCGGATCAGCTTGCTCCTGACCGGGATAAAGGCAGCGTCCATGACGATCAGGTGGGCGGCAAGCTGCCCGGCCACGGGGTTGACATCGGGGGCGCGAAAGCCGGCGGCCGTTGCGTTGGCGAGCAGGTCGAAGTCTGCCGCCCGGAAGTCGGACAACGCGCCGCCAAAGCGCAGGCCAAGCGAGGCGGCCAGTTCCTCGCCGCGCGCCGCGGTGCGGTTGAATAGGGTCACGGCGGCGCCGGCCTCGCGCAATCCATAGGCCATGGCACGCGCCGCGCCGCCCGCGCCCAGCAGCGCGATGCGCTTGCCCTGCAGCTCGGTCACCTCCTGGAAGGCACGTACGGCGCCGATGCAATCGGTGTTGTAGCCGGTCAGCACGCCATCGACATTGTTGATGGTGTTGACCGCGCCAATGGCGCGCGCGGTCTCGTCGAGGTGGTCGAGGTGAGGGATCACGGCCTGCTTGTGCGGCATTGATACGTTCATGCCGCGCACGCCCAGCGCGCGGATCGATTGCACGGCGCCGGGCACGTCCTGCACGCCGAAGCAGACGAAGGTGTAGTCGATCTCCAGCGCCCGGTAGGCCGCGTTGTGGATGCGTACATTGAAGGTGAAAGGCTCGCCCATGATCGAGCCGCACAGCGTGGGAATGGAACGGGGCATTGCGGATGGTCCTTGCGGGAAGGTTCGGGCAGCGGCTTAAGCGATTAAAGCGGCTTAGGCGATTAAAGCGATTGCAGCGATGAGCGATTCAAGAGGCCATGGCCGTCAGGTCGAAGCGCGTGGCGGGTGGCCGGCCGGCCAGCGCGTCCAGCAGATTGCGCGTGGCCAGTTCCGCCATGGCGCGGCGGGTTTCATGCGTGGCTGAGCCGATGTGGGGCAGGGCCGTCACCCGCGCATGGCAGCGCAGCGGCGAATCCTGCGGCAGCGGTTCGGTGGCAAAGACGTCGAGCCCGGCCGCGCGCAGGTGGCCGCTGTCGAGCGCCGCGAGCAGCGCGTCTTCCTGCACGATCTGGCCGCGGGCGCCGTTGACAAAGATGGCCCCCGGTTTCATCAGCGCGAACTCGCGCTGCCCCATCAAGCCGCGCGTGCTCTTGGTTAGCGGCAGCGTGACGGCGACGATGTCGGCGCGGCGCAAGGCGTCGTCGAGTTCCGTGCGGGTGGCGCGCCCCACGAGATCGGGCGGTTCGGCGGCAGTCTCGTTGACGTACAGCACCTCCATGCCGAAGCCGAGCGCCGCGCGGCGCGCCACCGCCTGGCCGATACGCCCGAAACCGAGGATCGCCAGCGTCTTGCCGTGCACGTCCCAGCCGAACAGGCTTTCACCGATATTGGCGGCCCAGCGGCCTTCGCGCACATGGGCGGCGAGTTCGACCAGGCGGCGGCTGGCCGCCATGATGAGCGCGAAGACCGTGTCGGCGGTGGTCTCGGTGAGTACGCCGGGCGTATGGCAGAGCGTAATGCCACGCCGGCGCAGGCAGGCGAGATCATAGTTGTCGACCCCCACCGAAATGCTCGAGATCACTTCCAGCCGGCCGGCTTCTGCCAGTTCGGCCGCGCCTAGCTTGACGCTGGAGCCGATCAGGCCGTGCGCATTCGCCAGCGCGGCGCGAAAGGCCGGCCGTTGCGGCGGCTGGCGCGGGTCGGCGACGATCACGTCATGCTCCGCTTCGATCCGGGCGAGCAGGTCGGGCGGAATGGGACGGAACACCAATACATTCTTGCGCATCGCAAATCCTTGCTGTGACTTCACAGGTTGCTGGCCGCCAGCAGGGCATGGGTCGGCAGGCCTTCGGTATCGCCGCGCACCTGCACCGCCCGCGCGCCGATCCATGCGCCGCGCCGGACGGCGTCGGCCACCGTCCGGCCTTGCAGCAGCGCGCTGATGACGCCCACGGCAAAGCCGTCTCCCGCGCCGACGGTGTCGACGACACGCTCGACGCTGAACGCGGGGACATGGCCGGTGCCGGCTTCGCCATCGAAGTAGGCGCCTTCAGCGCCCAGCTTCACCACGACCAGCCTGGCGCCGCGCCCACGGTAAAAGGCGGCGATGCGTTCGGGCTCGGCATGGCCGGTCAGGAAGCGGCCTTCCTCGATGCCGGGCAGCACCCAGTCGCACTGTTGGGCCAGGTTGTTCAACGTCTCGCGCATCAACTCGGGCGTGGCCCACAACGCGGGGCGCAGATTGGGATCGAACGAGACCGTGCGGCCGGCAGCCCGCATGGTGGCGATGGCCTGGCGCGTGGCGGCCTGCGTGCCTTCGGCCAGCGCGGGGAACACGCCGGTGACGTGCAGGTGCCGTGCGCGCCGTAGCCACCGGTCGTCCAGATGCTCCGGGTTCATGCGGCTTGCGGCCGAGCCGCGGCGGTGATATTCCACGGGCGGATCGCTGCCGTCGTCGACCCGTCCCTTGAACTGGAAGC comes from the Cupriavidus basilensis genome and includes:
- a CDS encoding LysR family transcriptional regulator — translated: MSILVAVVEAGSFSAAARQLKMPLATVSRKVADLESHLKTRLLHRSTRQLSLTEAGQAYVAACRRILEEVGEAERAASGEYAAPKGEIVITAPLVFGRLHVLPVVADFLKIYPDIDVRMVLTDRVVPLLEEHVDVALRVADLPDSSFVAARIGTVRRVVCASPAYFAEHGMPTSPLELTAHACITFERMTSRQVWTFMSGKSEIAVPVRSRLAVSTAEAAVDAAVAGVGITRVASYQMASALRAGALKIVLAPFEPAPWPVSLVHTGQGILPLKLRAFLDFAAPRLKARVVEVEV
- a CDS encoding sugar kinase encodes the protein MSPDLDVVTLGEAMLMLVAGEAGPLEGVQTFHKRTAGAETNVAIGLSRLGLKVGWASRLGDDSMARYLLGEMRREGVDCSQVVCEPGERTGFQFKGRVDDGSDPPVEYHRRGSAASRMNPEHLDDRWLRRARHLHVTGVFPALAEGTQAATRQAIATMRAAGRTVSFDPNLRPALWATPELMRETLNNLAQQCDWVLPGIEEGRFLTGHAEPERIAAFYRGRGARLVVVKLGAEGAYFDGEAGTGHVPAFSVERVVDTVGAGDGFAVGVISALLQGRTVADAVRRGAWIGARAVQVRGDTEGLPTHALLAASNL
- a CDS encoding TetR/AcrR family transcriptional regulator, which translates into the protein MKKPATARGDAPVKQGQSQGGTTKPEGQWHHGDLRASLIAWGTHLLDTEGIAGMSMRTAAKLAGVSPGAPAYHFKDRNGLLAAIAAQAFRDLVAYRRQSVENIDPADAQGRLRAIMLAYVAFAQAHPARFHLMFGPEIADREQYPELAEAGAASFQVLRSAIGPVLQAPGVGGLSEEQLAFSVWAATHGLATLTIDRRRLPVASTHKPTAEQMADVVVQFCLAALRGSATPR
- a CDS encoding 2-hydroxyacid dehydrogenase; its protein translation is MRKNVLVFRPIPPDLLARIEAEHDVIVADPRQPPQRPAFRAALANAHGLIGSSVKLGAAELAEAGRLEVISSISVGVDNYDLACLRRRGITLCHTPGVLTETTADTVFALIMAASRRLVELAAHVREGRWAANIGESLFGWDVHGKTLAILGFGRIGQAVARRAALGFGMEVLYVNETAAEPPDLVGRATRTELDDALRRADIVAVTLPLTKSTRGLMGQREFALMKPGAIFVNGARGQIVQEDALLAALDSGHLRAAGLDVFATEPLPQDSPLRCHARVTALPHIGSATHETRRAMAELATRNLLDALAGRPPATRFDLTAMAS
- a CDS encoding GNAT family N-acetyltransferase, giving the protein MEMPEIRRARRSDAQAAFDIRRLAIHDQCGTAYTPEQVQAWTTVPLTEWYRDLVENHFHLVCIQGDPVATGMIDFEKRELGAIFVHPDFMQRGLGMKMMTHLECLARQAELTEINLEATLNAAAFYRRCGFIGDKPSVYQSPSGLRLACMPMVKKLALAPAG
- a CDS encoding carotenoid oxygenase family protein, which codes for MAIAFPTNEPYLSGYFAPLHAECDAPNLPVTGEVPAGLRGTFYRNGPNPQFAPRGKYHWFSGDGMLHAFHFEKGRVSYRNRWIRTPKWVMENKNGEGLSGSLASRHLTDPRLLELNSTVANTNVVWHGGRLLALEEAHMPFEVDPVSLAPRGYQTFDEKFSGPMTAHPKIDPVNGEMVFFGYGARGPFTPDLMLHVADSQGKLLRSVHIVAPFPSMVHDFVVTRTHILFPIFPLTGSMARATNGQPAYAWEPDKGTHIGILPRDGTAADVRWFTGDPCYVFHPMNAFDTPHGGIVCDMMKYDVPPLFPGPDGRPLSNGAPVASLVRWTFDLAGKSGTYREQPLCDTPGEFPRLDERFAMLPYRHGYYCSGDISASTQGDSLRSGLAHIDLATGQVAQYQPPAGDKCGEPVFVPRHADADEGDGWLLSVIWRAAENRSDMAIFNAQALAAGPVALVHLSHRVPAGFHGNWRPAD
- the mug gene encoding G/U mismatch-specific DNA glycosylase, which gives rise to MTEVQDLRIVSDPTGGAPSPSPSLPDVISEGLAVVFCGINPGMKAAAGGHHFEGNGNRFWRVLHLAGFTPVLMRPENDRDLLAHRCGLTTAVARPTARADQLSPHEFHASTSALLKKIELHRPACIAFLGKAAYAAISGQRHVSWGRQNAMLGGSTVWILPNPSGLNRSFSLDELVVAYRTLYLAYASPKAWFAQ
- a CDS encoding AMP-binding protein, translating into MVPALWFDGRAYSADWMKGEIQRILAGLHDLQCKEGDTIAAMLRNSPEYVALVLACRQAGLYLASINWHFKALEANHILTDSGARALVVDADLLDQVREGIPTGVGVILVSRGAAPPSSPQAHHWADFGAGLPAMPARTGTSHGAIAYTSGTTGKPKGVRRIPGAPEERAAMEQRLQRVTDIVYGTGADVTAYLSAPIYHSAAMAYLSHFCNLGATLVLEPRFDAQRALALLARHKVTHAYLVPTMYQRLLALPPEARTGHDLSALRQVASTGSPCPVPLKQAMIAWFGPIITEAYGSSEAGYTTFADSANWLRHPGSAGSALPDAEIRILDEDGNALPAREIGLIYVRQRALPDFTYINRPEARAAMERDGLITLGDMGYLDEDGFLHICDRKADMVISGGVNIYPAEIESVLQTMPGVADCAVFGIPDAEFGEGLAAAVQPSPGHGLDGAQVQAFLRERIANYKVPRIVEIHATLPREDTGKIFKRRLREPHWQGQARAI
- a CDS encoding shikimate dehydrogenase family protein; the protein is MPRSIPTLCGSIMGEPFTFNVRIHNAAYRALEIDYTFVCFGVQDVPGAVQSIRALGVRGMNVSMPHKQAVIPHLDHLDETARAIGAVNTINNVDGVLTGYNTDCIGAVRAFQEVTELQGKRIALLGAGGAARAMAYGLREAGAAVTLFNRTAARGEELAASLGLRFGGALSDFRAADFDLLANATAAGFRAPDVNPVAGQLAAHLIVMDAAFIPVRSKLIRDAAELGCRTIDGTRMMLHQACAQVEFYTGCARAPIEAMEAALLEEIARQS
- a CDS encoding SLAC1 anion channel family protein, with translation MSTLSSPHPQSLRATASIKNLPVNLFASVMGIAGLSIAWRQASHEFGVSPLISDAAGILALVVFVVLGAGYLVKAVKHPEAVVAEYRHPVAGNFFGTITIAILLLSSVVAPLSPTLSEIMWTVGTIFTLALCFAIAGRLLRGKIDAAHAVPAWFIPGVATLDIAVAGGTMPMPWAHEVNLFALAVGTMIALLFFTMIMSRMIHHEPLPAGMVPSLLILMAPFEVGFLAYTNFTQHVDTFSGLLFYFGLFVFLTLAPKVFRRGMPFASGWWAISFPMAALAIASLKYAMFVQAWPVKAIAIILLAMLTLAIGVLFVKTLHILLNGKLLGG